In Croceicoccus sp. Ery15, a genomic segment contains:
- a CDS encoding mechanosensitive ion channel family protein, whose amino-acid sequence MIAAHSRRIALLLAAVSTATPAAAQAPDIDVAQLGDFVRWSGVVTSFFVLAGAWFLLKVLTGFVNRFSTQFAARRLTMQKVATFAKFFIFIATAVIVTALSFKIDSTLLALMGGTAAVAVGFALKDLVASFVAGVMIIVDRPFQVGDRVSFGGFYGDITAIGLRSVRLQTLDDNTITIPNNKFLSDITSSGNYGALDMQVVVDFLIGAGEDIDQAREIVTEAALSSRYIYLPKPIVVLVSQVPMQNFVAVRLRLKAYVLDTKHEKQFETDITVRTLRAFRANRIMPPAAAA is encoded by the coding sequence ATGATCGCGGCCCATTCGCGCAGGATCGCCTTGCTGCTGGCGGCGGTTTCGACCGCCACGCCCGCCGCGGCGCAGGCGCCCGATATTGATGTCGCGCAGCTGGGCGATTTCGTGCGGTGGAGCGGGGTGGTCACCTCGTTCTTCGTGCTGGCGGGGGCGTGGTTCCTGCTGAAAGTGCTGACCGGCTTCGTCAACCGGTTCAGCACGCAATTCGCCGCCCGCCGCCTGACGATGCAGAAAGTGGCGACCTTCGCCAAGTTCTTCATCTTTATCGCCACCGCCGTGATCGTGACCGCGCTGTCGTTCAAGATCGACAGCACATTGCTGGCACTGATGGGCGGCACCGCGGCGGTCGCGGTCGGCTTTGCGCTGAAAGACCTTGTCGCGTCGTTCGTGGCGGGCGTGATGATTATCGTCGACCGCCCGTTCCAGGTGGGCGACCGCGTCAGCTTTGGCGGGTTTTACGGCGATATCACGGCGATCGGCCTGCGTTCGGTGAGGCTGCAGACGCTGGACGACAATACGATCACCATTCCGAACAACAAGTTCCTGAGCGACATTACGTCGTCGGGCAATTACGGCGCGCTCGACATGCAGGTGGTGGTCGATTTCCTGATCGGCGCGGGCGAGGATATCGATCAGGCGCGCGAGATCGTGACCGAAGCTGCGCTGTCGAGCCGCTATATCTATCTGCCCAAGCCCATCGTTGTGCTGGTGTCGCAAGTGCCGATGCAGAATTTCGTGGCAGTGCGGTTACGGCTGAAAGCCTATGTCCTAGACACCAAGCACGAAAAACAGTTCGAGACCGATATTACCGTCCGCACATTGCGCGCGTTTCGCGCCAATCGCATCATGCCGCCCGCAGCGGCGGCCTGA
- a CDS encoding (2Fe-2S)-binding protein, translated as MAIELTVNRQKRTITADPEKPLLWALREDMKLPGTKFGCGAGLCGACTVLMDGQPIRACQTPIGSVGEAAITTIEDVASQPAGPAVLAAWGDLDVPQCGYCQAGQIMTATWMLGEFPDPSDEDAEAMMSGNICRCSTYLRIRQAIRQAADGRPSAANGTEAGA; from the coding sequence ATGGCGATCGAACTGACCGTCAACCGGCAAAAGCGCACGATCACCGCGGATCCCGAAAAGCCGCTGTTGTGGGCGTTGCGAGAGGATATGAAGCTGCCCGGCACGAAATTCGGTTGCGGAGCGGGCCTGTGCGGTGCGTGCACCGTGCTGATGGACGGGCAGCCGATCCGTGCCTGCCAGACCCCGATCGGATCGGTGGGCGAGGCCGCGATCACCACGATCGAGGATGTCGCATCGCAGCCGGCGGGCCCCGCCGTGCTGGCGGCATGGGGCGATCTGGACGTGCCGCAATGCGGCTATTGCCAGGCGGGCCAGATCATGACCGCGACATGGATGCTGGGCGAATTTCCCGACCCGTCGGACGAGGATGCCGAAGCGATGATGAGCGGGAATATCTGCCGCTGTTCGACCTATCTGCGGATCAGGCAGGCGATCCGGCAGGCCGCCGATGGACGGCCTTCCGCCGCAAACGGGACGGAGGCAGGCGCATGA
- a CDS encoding ferredoxin--NADP reductase, whose protein sequence is MTHQPIAREEFTPSAALEVETVKRVHHLNDGLFSFSISRPASFRFRSGEFVMVGLPNNGKPLLRAYSIASPSYADELEFLSVKIQDGPLTSRLQHIQVGDPVYLGKKPTGTLVTDALIPGRRLFMLSTGTGLAPFMSLARDPDVYSMFSEIVLVHSVRKVSDLAYRDLLESQLAGDPLVQDEALLQFHYVPTVTREEFRNTGRISTLIENGKLFETVSGPKTFDPENDRVMLCGSMAMIKDHAADLEARGFIEGSNSKPGHFVIERAFVG, encoded by the coding sequence TTGACCCATCAGCCTATTGCCCGCGAAGAATTCACCCCCTCCGCCGCTCTCGAAGTGGAAACGGTGAAGCGCGTACATCATCTGAACGACGGTCTGTTCAGCTTCTCGATCTCGCGTCCGGCCAGCTTCCGTTTCCGTTCGGGCGAATTCGTGATGGTCGGCCTGCCCAATAACGGCAAGCCGCTGCTGCGCGCTTATTCGATCGCCAGCCCCAGCTATGCCGACGAGCTGGAGTTTCTGTCGGTCAAGATCCAGGACGGGCCGCTGACCTCGCGGCTTCAGCATATTCAGGTGGGCGATCCCGTCTATCTGGGCAAAAAGCCGACCGGCACGCTGGTCACCGACGCGCTGATCCCGGGCCGCCGCCTGTTCATGCTGTCGACCGGCACGGGCCTTGCCCCTTTCATGAGCCTTGCGCGCGATCCCGACGTCTATTCGATGTTCTCGGAAATCGTGCTGGTCCATTCAGTGCGCAAGGTCAGCGATCTGGCCTATCGCGACCTGCTGGAATCGCAGCTGGCGGGCGACCCGCTGGTGCAGGACGAAGCACTGCTGCAGTTCCACTATGTCCCCACCGTCACGCGTGAGGAGTTCCGCAACACCGGCCGCATCAGCACGCTGATCGAAAACGGCAAGCTGTTCGAAACCGTCAGCGGGCCCAAGACGTTCGATCCCGAAAACGACCGCGTGATGCTGTGCGGCAGCATGGCGATGATCAAGGATCACGCCGCCGATCTGGAAGCGCGCGGCTTTATCGAGGGCAGCAATTCCAAGCCCGGCCATTTCGTGATCGAGCGCGCCTTCGTCGGCTGA